A region from the Salifodinibacter halophilus genome encodes:
- the gyrA gene encoding DNA gyrase subunit A, translated as MSDIAKEILPINLEDEMRQSYLDYAMSVIVGRALPDVRDGLKPVHRRVLYAMHELGNDYNKAYKKSARVVGDVIGKYHPHGDSAVYDTIVRMAQDFSMRYVLVDGQGNFGSVDGDAPAAMRYTEVRMAKLAHEILADIGKDTVDFQPNYDESETEPEVLPTRLPNLLVNGGTGIAVGMATNIPPHNIGELAGACLALVDNEDITLDELMEHLPGPDFPTAGIINGAEGIREAYATGRGRIYIRARSHFETIDKQGKQAIVVTELPYQVNKARLLEKLAELVKDKRIDGITELRDESDKDGMRMVIELRRGETPEVVLNNLYRQSQMQTVFGINMVALDEGQPKTLDLKQLLEAFIRHRREVVTRRTQYELAKARARAHVLEGLTVALANIDDVIALIRSAANPAAAKEALTTRRWPPGQVTSMVERAGADASRPADLSVTDGLQNDGSYQLTHTQAQAILDLRLHRLTGLEQDKIIEEFEQLLDRIADYIDILSSEERLLEVIRGEIKAIREEYGDERCTEIIQAHRDLTTADLIEPEDVVVTLTHAGYVKSQPLSAYRAQRRGGRGKSATQTRDEDFIDKLWVAHSHDTLLCFSSVGKVYWLKVYDVPSAGRGARGKPIVNLLNLDSDERISQVLPIKDFTTGENVFFATRDGVVKKTALEQFSRPRAAGIRAIDLRSDDALVGVNLTSGQDEVMLFSRAGNGIRFTEADVRQMGRDAAGVRGLRLQADCNDAVISLIVVREGDVLTLSESGYGKRTAVTDFPLRGRGGQGVRALKCSDKTGAVVGATQVVESDEIMLISNTGTLIRTAVSEISQLGRNTQGVRVIRMDDDQRLVGIDRVATESDDASTADDSTEDDG; from the coding sequence ATGAGCGACATCGCTAAAGAAATACTGCCGATCAATCTCGAAGATGAGATGCGGCAGTCATATCTCGACTACGCCATGAGCGTCATCGTTGGGCGAGCATTGCCCGACGTGCGTGATGGATTGAAGCCGGTGCATCGGCGTGTGCTTTATGCCATGCACGAGCTCGGTAACGATTACAACAAGGCGTACAAGAAATCGGCGCGTGTGGTCGGTGACGTCATCGGTAAATACCATCCGCACGGCGACTCGGCGGTTTACGACACCATCGTTCGCATGGCGCAGGATTTTTCCATGCGCTACGTGCTGGTCGATGGTCAGGGTAACTTCGGTTCGGTCGACGGCGACGCGCCCGCGGCCATGCGTTACACCGAAGTCCGTATGGCCAAGCTCGCGCACGAGATTCTGGCTGATATCGGCAAGGATACGGTCGATTTCCAGCCGAACTACGACGAATCCGAAACCGAACCGGAGGTGTTGCCCACGCGCCTGCCGAACCTGCTAGTCAATGGTGGCACCGGTATCGCCGTGGGCATGGCGACTAACATCCCGCCGCACAACATCGGCGAACTGGCTGGTGCTTGTTTGGCGCTGGTCGATAACGAGGACATCACGCTCGATGAGCTGATGGAACATCTGCCGGGGCCGGACTTTCCGACCGCCGGCATCATCAATGGTGCCGAAGGCATTCGTGAGGCCTACGCCACCGGGCGTGGCCGAATCTATATCCGGGCTCGTAGCCACTTCGAGACCATTGATAAACAAGGCAAACAGGCGATTGTCGTCACTGAGTTGCCGTATCAGGTCAACAAAGCCCGGTTGCTGGAAAAACTCGCCGAGCTGGTCAAGGACAAACGCATCGACGGCATCACCGAACTGCGTGACGAGTCCGATAAAGACGGCATGCGCATGGTCATCGAGCTGCGGCGCGGTGAAACACCTGAGGTGGTGCTGAACAACCTCTATCGCCAGTCGCAGATGCAGACCGTGTTCGGCATCAACATGGTGGCGCTGGACGAAGGTCAGCCGAAGACGCTGGATTTAAAGCAGCTGCTAGAAGCATTTATCCGGCACCGGCGCGAAGTGGTCACCCGCCGTACACAGTACGAGCTGGCCAAGGCGCGAGCGCGTGCTCATGTGCTGGAAGGCCTGACCGTCGCGTTGGCCAATATCGATGATGTCATCGCACTGATTCGGAGCGCGGCCAACCCGGCAGCCGCAAAAGAAGCGTTGACCACCCGCCGCTGGCCACCGGGGCAGGTTACGTCCATGGTCGAGCGTGCCGGCGCCGATGCGTCGCGACCGGCCGACCTGTCGGTCACGGATGGTCTGCAGAACGATGGCAGCTATCAGCTCACCCACACCCAGGCCCAGGCGATCCTGGACCTGCGTCTGCATCGCCTGACCGGTCTCGAGCAGGACAAGATCATCGAAGAATTCGAGCAGTTGCTCGACCGAATCGCTGATTACATCGACATTCTGTCCAGTGAAGAGCGCCTGCTCGAAGTCATTCGTGGCGAGATCAAGGCCATACGTGAAGAGTACGGCGACGAACGTTGCACCGAGATTATTCAGGCACACCGTGACCTAACCACGGCCGATTTGATCGAGCCGGAAGACGTGGTGGTTACGCTCACTCACGCTGGCTATGTCAAGTCGCAGCCATTGTCGGCCTATCGCGCGCAGCGCCGCGGCGGACGGGGCAAATCGGCAACACAGACGCGCGATGAAGACTTCATCGATAAATTATGGGTGGCCCACAGCCACGACACGCTGCTGTGCTTCTCGTCAGTGGGCAAGGTCTACTGGTTGAAGGTATACGACGTGCCCAGTGCAGGCCGTGGTGCGCGCGGTAAGCCGATCGTCAATCTTCTGAATCTGGACAGCGACGAGCGTATCTCGCAGGTGCTGCCGATCAAGGACTTCACGACCGGCGAGAATGTCTTTTTCGCCACGCGGGACGGCGTGGTCAAAAAGACTGCGCTGGAGCAATTCTCGCGCCCCCGTGCCGCTGGCATTCGGGCTATTGATCTGCGTAGCGACGACGCGCTGGTTGGCGTCAACCTGACCAGCGGGCAAGATGAAGTCATGCTGTTTTCGCGCGCCGGCAATGGCATCCGCTTTACCGAAGCCGACGTGCGCCAGATGGGCCGTGATGCGGCCGGTGTGCGCGGGTTGCGGTTACAGGCCGACTGTAATGATGCCGTGATTTCGCTGATCGTGGTACGCGAAGGCGATGTGCTGACGCTGAGCGAGTCCGGCTACGGCAAACGCACTGCGGTGACCGATTTCCCGCTGCGCGGTCGTGGTGGCCAGGGCGTGCGCGCACTTAAATGTTCGGATAAGACCGGGGCGGTCGTAGGTGCGACGCAGGTCGTCGAATCCGACGAAATCATGCTCATCTCCAACACTGGCACATTGATTCGCACCGCGGTCAGCGAGATCTCGCAGCTGGGGCGCAATACCCAGGGTGTGCGCGTAATCCGTATGGACGACGATCAGCGACTCGTCGGTATCGACCGTGTTGCGACCGAGTCCGACGACGCCTCGACGGCTGACGACAGCACCGAAGACGACGGCTGA
- the ubiG gene encoding bifunctional 2-polyprenyl-6-hydroxyphenol methylase/3-demethylubiquinol 3-O-methyltransferase UbiG, with product MSVSDQNAEFNKFADHAANWWQADGAMRPLHDINGPRTDFIDQRAPVAGKKVLDVGCGGGLLAEELAQRGAHVTGIDGAAPMIETARAHAAESGLDITYRTIQTRELVAEAKGAFDIVIGYEMLEHVDEPNYVVDDCVALCKPDGDLFFSTINRSALAWAIAIGGAEYALGLLPRGTHEYSKLIRPSELARWLRDAGVEPSEIIGMHYNPLTRSATFGGQPRVNYFVHAERQQAAR from the coding sequence ATGAGCGTCAGCGACCAAAACGCCGAATTCAACAAGTTTGCCGACCACGCCGCCAACTGGTGGCAAGCCGACGGCGCCATGCGCCCATTGCACGACATCAATGGACCGCGCACCGACTTTATCGACCAGCGTGCGCCAGTGGCGGGTAAAAAGGTGCTCGATGTCGGCTGCGGTGGCGGCCTGCTCGCCGAGGAATTGGCGCAGCGCGGCGCGCACGTCACCGGCATCGACGGCGCCGCTCCCATGATCGAAACAGCGCGGGCACACGCTGCTGAATCCGGTCTCGACATAACCTATCGAACAATCCAAACACGCGAGCTGGTGGCCGAAGCAAAAGGCGCATTTGACATCGTCATCGGCTACGAAATGCTGGAACACGTCGACGAACCCAACTACGTCGTCGACGATTGCGTGGCACTGTGCAAACCCGACGGTGACCTATTTTTCTCGACCATCAACCGAAGCGCACTCGCCTGGGCAATAGCTATCGGCGGCGCTGAATACGCACTTGGCCTGCTGCCACGCGGCACGCACGAATACAGCAAACTCATACGCCCAAGTGAACTCGCCCGCTGGCTGCGCGACGCCGGCGTCGAACCATCCGAGATCATTGGCATGCACTACAACCCACTGACCCGATCAGCGACTTTCGGCGGCCAGCCACGCGTCAATTACTTCGTGCACGCAGAACGCCAACAGGCGGCACGATGA
- a CDS encoding HAD-IA family hydrolase, which produces MSAPAVLFDLDGTLLDTAPDLVGAVNELRHEHGLDTLPRSVLAPMCSYGARGMLERGLDLRPGDNGYEATYHAFIDRYQARLTRETAPYPGIRALITELVERGWHWGVVTNKAEALAVPLMQTMGFEPPPGCVVGGDSAHAPKPDPAPIELGLAHLGASAAGSIYVGDSARDMQAGRAAKLHTIGAAYGYIPADEDPATWQSNTTVTNAADIESAINELAPTES; this is translated from the coding sequence ATGAGTGCGCCTGCAGTCCTATTCGATCTCGACGGCACACTGCTCGACACCGCGCCCGACCTAGTCGGCGCAGTTAACGAGCTCCGACATGAGCACGGCCTGGACACACTACCGCGCTCGGTGCTCGCACCGATGTGCTCATATGGCGCCCGCGGCATGCTCGAACGCGGGCTCGACCTGCGTCCTGGCGATAACGGTTATGAGGCCACTTACCACGCTTTCATCGACCGTTACCAAGCCCGGCTGACACGCGAAACCGCGCCCTATCCCGGCATCCGTGCCTTGATTACCGAGCTTGTCGAACGCGGCTGGCACTGGGGAGTAGTCACCAACAAGGCCGAAGCACTCGCCGTGCCGCTCATGCAGACGATGGGATTCGAGCCGCCACCCGGCTGCGTCGTCGGCGGTGACAGCGCGCATGCCCCCAAGCCCGATCCGGCGCCCATCGAGCTTGGCCTTGCGCACCTAGGCGCCAGTGCTGCTGGATCAATTTATGTCGGCGACTCAGCACGCGACATGCAGGCCGGCCGAGCGGCCAAACTCCACACCATCGGTGCCGCCTACGGATACATACCCGCCGATGAAGACCCAGCTACTTGGCAATCCAACACGACAGTGACAAACGCGGCCGACATCGAAAGCGCGATCAACGAGCTAGCCCCAACCGAGTCCTGA
- a CDS encoding DUF202 domain-containing protein, with translation MVDGPFSERAGLQAERTDLSWVRTSLAFVTNGVLFLLRRELSSLNALHVAAIGGALIFAALTANMALRRRRMLACRPLPTALAAPVLIGLTAAGTLLFAVLVLTTIVIQA, from the coding sequence ATGGTTGATGGCCCGTTTTCCGAACGTGCCGGGCTACAGGCCGAGCGTACTGATCTGTCCTGGGTCCGTACCAGTCTGGCGTTTGTCACCAATGGCGTGCTTTTTTTACTGCGTCGTGAACTCTCGTCGCTTAATGCGCTGCACGTGGCCGCAATCGGCGGCGCACTGATTTTCGCGGCGTTGACCGCAAACATGGCATTGCGCCGTCGCCGAATGCTCGCGTGCCGACCGCTGCCGACAGCACTTGCCGCACCGGTTTTGATTGGGCTTACGGCAGCCGGCACGCTGCTATTCGCGGTGCTGGTTCTGACCACGATTGTGATCCAAGCATAG
- a CDS encoding DUF202 domain-containing protein, which translates to MTHRANRSTQSDEHEPDYRFTLANERTFLAWIRTALALLAGAVAVVKFAPGIAFAGSGRLLGGVLAVVSIASVAGAALRWHASQKAMRRDAPLPSTLLPWLLALGVLVVGGLVLALALLYSGFGHG; encoded by the coding sequence ATGACGCACAGGGCGAATCGGAGCACACAGTCGGACGAGCACGAGCCGGACTATCGATTCACGTTAGCGAATGAGCGCACATTTCTAGCGTGGATACGGACCGCACTCGCGTTGCTGGCCGGCGCCGTTGCCGTGGTCAAATTCGCGCCAGGCATCGCATTTGCCGGCAGCGGCCGGTTGCTCGGCGGTGTGTTGGCCGTGGTTAGTATTGCCAGTGTCGCCGGCGCCGCACTGCGCTGGCATGCCAGCCAGAAAGCGATGCGCCGGGATGCACCGTTGCCGTCGACACTATTGCCGTGGCTGCTTGCCCTGGGCGTGCTCGTTGTCGGCGGGTTGGTCCTTGCGCTAGCGCTGTTGTACAGCGGTTTTGGCCATGGTTGA
- a CDS encoding ATP-binding protein, translating into MQNADFLKDIAAQLARIADVQEAQLAESRHTVDGHIDWSARAFRWRDDGRLQAIAQPQALPLERLHGIEHQKERLVANTRQFVVGAPANNALLWGSRGTGKSSLVKALLPAFGEQGLRVVEVPAHRLVDLPDLVGLLAERPERFIVFSDDLSFEGGDASFKALKAVLDGSLAATPDNVLIYATSNRRHLMPEFQSENQAAQTVDGEIHHGEAVEEKISLSERFGLWLSFYAFDQQQYLEIVARHLATHDIDAAIGTEQPWERAALQWALARGNRSGRAAEQFARDWAGRSATSDE; encoded by the coding sequence ATGCAAAATGCAGATTTTCTTAAGGATATCGCCGCACAGCTAGCGCGCATCGCCGACGTGCAAGAGGCACAGCTCGCTGAGTCTCGCCACACCGTCGATGGCCACATCGACTGGTCGGCGCGCGCGTTTCGCTGGCGCGATGACGGTCGCCTGCAGGCCATTGCCCAGCCGCAGGCGCTGCCACTCGAACGCCTCCATGGCATCGAGCATCAAAAAGAGCGGCTCGTTGCCAACACGCGACAATTTGTCGTCGGCGCACCGGCCAACAACGCCCTACTTTGGGGCTCGCGCGGCACTGGCAAATCCTCGCTGGTCAAGGCGCTATTGCCGGCGTTTGGCGAACAGGGCCTGCGCGTGGTTGAGGTGCCGGCCCATCGCTTGGTCGACCTGCCCGACCTCGTAGGGTTACTGGCCGAGCGGCCGGAGCGATTCATCGTGTTTTCAGACGATTTATCGTTCGAAGGTGGCGATGCCAGTTTCAAAGCCTTGAAGGCCGTGCTGGATGGATCCCTGGCAGCCACGCCGGACAACGTTCTGATCTATGCTACCTCGAACCGACGTCACTTGATGCCCGAATTTCAGTCCGAGAATCAGGCGGCACAAACAGTCGACGGTGAAATCCACCACGGTGAAGCGGTTGAAGAAAAGATATCGCTGTCGGAGCGTTTTGGCCTTTGGCTGTCGTTCTACGCGTTCGATCAGCAACAATATCTAGAGATTGTTGCCCGTCATCTAGCCACGCACGACATCGATGCCGCCATCGGCACCGAGCAACCCTGGGAGCGAGCCGCGCTGCAGTGGGCGCTCGCGCGCGGCAACCGCTCGGGTCGTGCCGCCGAGCAATTTGCCCGCGACTGGGCGGGCCGCTCGGCGACGAGTGACGAATAA
- a CDS encoding carbohydrate ABC transporter permease, with translation MLRHWFGKAVHGVGIILILITILFPLYWMIAASLKTADQLFSVPPVWFWHPTLSGYIDAIFDSGILTALKNSVIVTSCAIALGLAVGAPAAYGIARYSFVGRKQIWFWYVTNWMLVPVVILLPFYLTASSLNLINSPLVLILVYQVFVVPLIVWLLVDQFRSVPVVLEEAALLDGLNRFEIFWRVALPLVKPGIAVAAILAGIFAWNNLIFASVLTPSDEARTAPTIAMAYLGGYSVPWTKVMASATMICAPVIVGGIVVHKYIARGLTLGAVK, from the coding sequence ATGTTGAGACACTGGTTTGGCAAGGCTGTGCATGGAGTCGGGATCATCTTGATCCTGATCACGATCCTTTTCCCTTTGTATTGGATGATTGCGGCGTCGTTGAAAACGGCCGATCAATTATTCAGTGTGCCCCCAGTCTGGTTTTGGCACCCGACCTTATCTGGTTATATCGATGCGATATTCGACTCGGGCATCCTGACCGCGCTGAAGAATTCGGTCATCGTGACGAGTTGTGCTATCGCACTTGGCCTGGCGGTTGGCGCGCCAGCAGCCTACGGGATCGCTCGGTACAGCTTTGTTGGGCGTAAACAGATTTGGTTCTGGTACGTCACTAACTGGATGCTGGTGCCCGTGGTCATTCTGTTGCCGTTTTATCTGACCGCGTCGAGCTTGAATCTAATCAATTCCCCGCTGGTTTTGATCCTGGTTTATCAGGTATTCGTTGTGCCGTTGATCGTTTGGTTACTGGTCGATCAGTTCCGGTCGGTCCCCGTTGTTCTCGAGGAGGCGGCATTGCTGGATGGTTTGAATCGGTTTGAGATTTTCTGGCGGGTTGCACTGCCATTGGTCAAACCGGGCATTGCTGTTGCCGCGATCCTGGCCGGGATATTCGCTTGGAATAACCTGATCTTCGCGTCTGTGCTCACACCCAGCGACGAAGCGCGAACGGCGCCGACGATCGCGATGGCTTATCTAGGCGGCTATTCCGTGCCTTGGACCAAAGTGATGGCCAGCGCCACCATGATCTGTGCGCCGGTCATCGTCGGTGGCATCGTCGTGCACAAATACATCGCACGTGGCCTGACCCTGGGGGCGGTTAAATAG
- a CDS encoding sugar ABC transporter permease: MATTTKTEFVESTGQVGGADTVRPPLRQRLEPWFFVAPSLILLLMVGLFPIVYTGYFSFHDWTMGFGTPSFSGLSNYIEALTTKAFGLSVARTLVLLAITLPVQLALGMAIALALDAPHNPFLKRLLQICLVIPIAVTPAVIGLLAQLMFNQQFGIINYLIGLVGIGPVDWLGGSVSAFATVVIVQIWEWTPFVALVLSASLATVPKDIEEAAMLETARWWPRFKSVVLPYMWPGITAALVFQTAFTVKAFGMIYSIAKGGPGGATRTAMLHIERVGFRGFDVGLASAESVLMLVMSIVLAQIYIKAFYRDS; the protein is encoded by the coding sequence ATGGCGACGACAACAAAAACAGAATTCGTCGAGTCGACCGGTCAGGTGGGCGGAGCCGACACCGTTCGGCCGCCGTTACGACAACGACTAGAACCTTGGTTCTTTGTGGCGCCGTCGTTGATTCTTCTGCTGATGGTCGGGCTCTTTCCAATCGTCTATACCGGCTATTTTTCCTTTCACGATTGGACGATGGGGTTTGGTACCCCGAGTTTTAGCGGTTTATCCAATTATATCGAGGCCTTAACCACGAAGGCGTTTGGCCTGTCGGTCGCACGTACGCTCGTGCTTTTGGCCATCACACTACCCGTCCAGCTAGCACTCGGCATGGCGATTGCGCTCGCCCTCGATGCGCCACACAACCCATTCCTGAAACGCTTGCTGCAAATCTGTCTGGTGATACCCATCGCGGTCACTCCGGCTGTTATCGGGCTGCTCGCCCAACTGATGTTCAACCAGCAGTTCGGCATCATTAACTATCTGATCGGGCTCGTGGGCATCGGGCCGGTGGATTGGCTCGGGGGATCGGTCAGTGCGTTTGCGACCGTCGTGATCGTCCAGATCTGGGAGTGGACGCCTTTCGTGGCGCTTGTACTCTCAGCGAGTTTGGCGACTGTTCCGAAGGATATTGAAGAGGCGGCCATGTTGGAAACGGCACGCTGGTGGCCGCGTTTCAAAAGCGTCGTGCTGCCGTATATGTGGCCGGGCATTACGGCTGCATTGGTTTTTCAGACCGCATTTACCGTCAAAGCGTTCGGTATGATCTATTCAATCGCGAAAGGGGGACCAGGCGGCGCGACGCGAACGGCGATGTTGCATATCGAGCGCGTCGGTTTTCGTGGTTTCGACGTTGGTCTGGCTTCTGCCGAATCGGTTTTGATGCTGGTTATGTCGATCGTCCTCGCCCAGATCTATATCAAAGCGTTCTACCGCGACTCGTAA
- a CDS encoding sugar ABC transporter substrate-binding protein: MNRQRVIGGAALAALAGMLFSGSAFAWNLKEAAAPYKGTTITVVGLERPSYEAAQELTSRFEDKTGINVKWVSLPYESALKAETLNFVSHSNQYDVILSDVVWPVTFANAGWVVPMKKFTSNDKLRNPKLDLGDFFPVWAASFTINDKLYGMPFDSYAGLLYYNKKKLKDAGFDGPPKTWSQLAKYAEKLTDKSQKQYGYMLQSANNETQTADAFARFLSPWGGQFLNVDEEKVTVNSPQAVEGLKFRRRLVNMMPSGIVSDDHPQVVQALIQGKAAMITEWSSFYTSLKQSKIGDHLGVAPEPQGPKDSASAFGGFAYMVSSQIPKEKQNASYLFIQWLTSKKMAKPLIEHGAVVARQSANTNPEIQSEYPYLKPMVKTWRHSTVPDWRPQLKCYPKFSNIVSDYGSRMEQKQQPVKKTLDKLADKLSSYMKSADCWQGANTPRKYVSKYKDMQ, from the coding sequence ATGAACAGGCAAAGGGTTATCGGCGGCGCAGCACTCGCCGCGCTTGCCGGAATGCTGTTTTCAGGATCGGCGTTCGCATGGAACCTGAAAGAGGCCGCGGCGCCTTACAAGGGCACGACGATCACGGTCGTCGGTCTCGAGCGGCCAAGCTACGAGGCAGCGCAAGAGCTGACTTCTCGGTTTGAGGACAAGACGGGCATCAATGTCAAATGGGTCTCGCTGCCCTACGAGAGTGCGCTCAAGGCTGAAACGCTTAATTTTGTGTCGCACAGCAATCAATACGACGTCATATTAAGTGACGTGGTATGGCCGGTGACTTTTGCAAACGCCGGCTGGGTGGTGCCCATGAAGAAATTCACCAGTAACGATAAGCTCCGGAATCCGAAGCTGGATCTGGGGGATTTTTTCCCGGTATGGGCCGCGAGTTTTACGATTAACGACAAACTCTACGGCATGCCGTTCGATAGCTATGCCGGCCTTCTTTACTACAACAAGAAAAAGCTAAAAGACGCCGGATTCGACGGGCCACCCAAGACCTGGTCTCAGCTCGCGAAATATGCGGAGAAACTAACCGATAAAAGCCAAAAACAGTATGGCTACATGCTGCAATCGGCCAACAACGAGACTCAGACGGCTGACGCCTTTGCGCGCTTCTTGTCACCCTGGGGTGGACAGTTTCTAAACGTCGATGAGGAAAAAGTCACCGTCAATTCGCCGCAGGCCGTCGAAGGCCTGAAGTTTCGACGTCGCCTCGTAAACATGATGCCGTCCGGCATCGTGTCCGACGACCATCCGCAAGTCGTGCAGGCGTTGATCCAGGGCAAGGCTGCGATGATCACCGAATGGTCGTCGTTCTATACGTCGCTCAAGCAGTCCAAGATTGGTGATCATCTGGGCGTTGCGCCCGAGCCCCAAGGGCCCAAAGATAGTGCATCAGCCTTCGGTGGGTTCGCTTACATGGTGAGTTCGCAGATCCCGAAGGAAAAACAGAATGCGTCGTATCTGTTCATTCAGTGGCTGACATCCAAGAAGATGGCCAAGCCATTGATCGAACATGGCGCGGTTGTTGCACGTCAGAGTGCGAATACCAATCCCGAGATTCAGTCGGAATATCCGTACTTAAAACCGATGGTTAAGACCTGGCGGCATTCGACGGTGCCGGATTGGCGGCCACAATTGAAGTGCTATCCGAAGTTCTCGAACATCGTGTCGGACTATGGTTCGCGCATGGAGCAAAAACAGCAACCGGTTAAAAAGACGCTGGACAAGCTGGCCGATAAGCTTAGCTCGTACATGAAGTCGGCGGATTGTTGGCAGGGCGCCAATACGCCGCGTAAGTACGTATCTAAGTATAAGGATATGCAGTAG
- the ugpC gene encoding sn-glycerol-3-phosphate ABC transporter ATP-binding protein UgpC, whose protein sequence is MSQVQLEHIDKVFGGQQVLDDVEIDINNGEFVVFVGPSGCGKTTLMRTIAGLEQPSAGRVTINNRDVTRQHPAERGVAMVFQSYALYPHMTVAQNIGFGLRLSNKSKAEIDQAVQEVAGILQIESLLARKPAALSGGQRQRVAIGRAIVRDPDVFLFDEPLSNLDASLRVQMRVELIKLHRRLEATMVYVTHDQTEAMTMADRIVVLNNGQVEQIGTPLTLYRHPRNYFVASFIGSPKMNFLSVDCEHVDDAGVTVRLADDTQLTVPVDDNDVQAGSELTLGVRPEHLGINEGVNGPADAYISAQVTVVEHLGSESLVHARLANGMELALKTSGHDTIEADDNLHIAIRTPLCHLFNGNGEALKPLEKQAEPAEA, encoded by the coding sequence ATGTCGCAAGTCCAACTAGAACACATCGACAAAGTATTCGGCGGACAGCAAGTGCTGGACGACGTCGAAATTGATATCAACAACGGGGAGTTCGTCGTCTTCGTCGGCCCGTCCGGCTGTGGCAAAACCACGCTGATGCGCACGATTGCCGGGCTGGAGCAGCCGTCGGCCGGCCGTGTCACGATCAACAACCGCGACGTGACACGCCAACACCCGGCTGAGCGCGGCGTAGCGATGGTCTTCCAGTCTTATGCGCTTTATCCGCACATGACGGTCGCCCAAAACATTGGCTTTGGCCTCAGGCTAAGCAATAAATCCAAGGCCGAAATCGACCAGGCGGTCCAAGAAGTCGCCGGGATTCTGCAAATCGAGTCATTACTGGCGCGCAAACCGGCGGCATTGTCGGGCGGCCAGCGACAACGTGTCGCGATCGGTCGCGCTATCGTCCGTGACCCTGACGTCTTTTTGTTCGACGAACCACTATCCAACCTCGACGCCTCGCTACGCGTTCAGATGCGGGTCGAACTAATCAAGCTACACCGTCGGCTCGAAGCAACCATGGTGTATGTAACGCATGACCAGACCGAGGCGATGACGATGGCCGACCGCATCGTCGTTTTGAATAACGGACAAGTCGAACAGATCGGCACACCGCTCACGCTTTATCGCCATCCCCGCAATTATTTCGTGGCCAGCTTCATCGGCTCGCCCAAGATGAATTTCCTGAGCGTGGATTGCGAACACGTCGACGACGCCGGCGTTACGGTACGTCTGGCTGACGACACCCAGTTAACGGTCCCGGTCGACGACAATGACGTTCAAGCCGGGAGTGAATTGACACTCGGTGTGCGGCCCGAGCATCTTGGCATCAATGAAGGCGTCAACGGCCCGGCGGACGCCTACATCTCGGCTCAAGTAACGGTTGTGGAACATCTGGGCAGTGAAAGCCTGGTCCACGCGCGCCTGGCCAACGGCATGGAATTGGCATTAAAAACCAGCGGCCACGATACGATCGAGGCCGATGACAATCTGCACATCGCGATTCGAACACCGCTGTGCCACCTGTTCAACGGCAATGGCGAAGCACTGAAACCGTTGGAAAAACAGGCTGAACCAGCCGAAGCATAA
- a CDS encoding D-threitol dehydrogenase, with amino-acid sequence MESVDAADTPEPSGERFDEQTVVITGAGRGIGFTTAQKFITRGAYVVLVDRDPDIVDTATQLGECALGVVADVSETDDAQSAMGTIHAQFGPVDILINNAGIGPLAPAAEYPMDQWDNTLDINLRGAFIWARACATDMLDRGSGRIINLASQAALVGIEGHVAYCASKAGIIGMTRCMALEWGPRGVTVNAVSPTVVETELGLSGWQGEKGARARERIPTGRFAQPAEIADAILFLASGQSAMVNGSNLTIDGGYTAV; translated from the coding sequence ATGGAATCAGTCGACGCGGCGGACACCCCCGAGCCTTCCGGCGAACGTTTTGATGAGCAAACCGTTGTTATCACCGGTGCTGGTCGCGGCATCGGTTTTACAACGGCACAAAAATTCATTACACGTGGCGCCTACGTGGTGCTGGTCGACCGCGACCCAGACATTGTCGACACAGCCACGCAGCTGGGTGAGTGCGCACTTGGGGTCGTCGCCGACGTCAGTGAGACCGATGACGCACAATCTGCAATGGGTACGATCCACGCGCAGTTCGGCCCGGTCGATATCCTGATCAACAACGCCGGCATCGGGCCGCTCGCGCCTGCGGCGGAGTATCCGATGGACCAGTGGGATAACACGCTCGATATCAATCTACGCGGTGCCTTTATCTGGGCACGCGCCTGCGCCACCGACATGCTCGATCGTGGTAGCGGTCGCATCATCAACCTCGCATCACAAGCCGCACTGGTCGGTATCGAAGGACACGTGGCCTATTGCGCCAGCAAGGCGGGCATTATCGGTATGACGCGATGTATGGCGCTGGAGTGGGGCCCGCGAGGCGTAACCGTGAATGCCGTATCACCGACCGTGGTCGAAACCGAACTGGGGTTGTCCGGCTGGCAAGGCGAAAAAGGCGCTCGAGCGCGCGAACGCATTCCCACGGGTCGGTTTGCACAGCCAGCCGAGATCGCCGATGCCATCCTGTTTCTCGCCAGCGGCCAAAGCGCCATGGTCAACGGTTCGAATCTGACAATCGACGGCGGCTATACAGCCGTGTAA